In the genome of Mytilus edulis chromosome 3, xbMytEdul2.2, whole genome shotgun sequence, one region contains:
- the LOC139515847 gene encoding tight junction-associated protein 1-like isoform X2 — protein sequence MHRREQSADLILSSLNQPQEMSKACKECGCTCNGFSSNSSLDMHQQIEGLESQLRKSNTRLSEIEHELIYSKVAAESEVLKLRDELNKLRDRYDRLYESHKKLQKVNHNLEDKLLKVVSGFESEKMGLQKEMSSVTSKLVEARLAVTEMEEENDRYRTDCNIAVQLLQCRPSNFISHKLNTLPIEFQERVKKHMTQEQRLNCEEAPKSDESTQLIRVPMPTFPPTAMVYSINNPTKDEKKEETNGQVPMNLITKVLTPNKPRRKPRRVYLCVKCNDDVTFYDKEVQVNMSRDSDII from the exons atgcatagaAGAGAACAATCAGCAGATTTAATACTTAGTAGTCTTAATCAGCCACAGGAAATGTCAAAAGCCTGTAAA GAATGTGGTTGTACATGTAATGGATTTTCAAGTAATTCAag TCTGGACATGCACCAGCAGATTGAAGGATTAGAGAGCCAGTTACGAAAGAGTAATACTAGACTCTCAGAGATTGAGCATGAGTTAATATACAGTAAAGTAGCTGCTGAGAGTGAAGTTCTCAAACTTAGAGACGAACTTAACAAACTGAGGGACCGATATGATAG ATTGTATGAAAGTCACAAGAAACTACAGAAAGTAAATCATAACCTAGAAGACAAATTACTCAAAGTT gtTTCTGGGTTCGAATCAGAAAAGATGGgattacaaaaagaaatgtcCTCAGTGACATCTAAGCTAGTAGAAGCAAGGCTAGCTGTAACAGAAATGGAGGAAGAAAAT GATCGTTACAGAACAGATTGCAATATAGCTGTTCAGTTGTTACAATGTAGACCCTCTAATTTTATATCTCATAAATTAAATACG CTTCCAATAGAATTTCAAGAAAGAGTAAAGAAACACATGACCCAAGAACAAAGACTGAATTGTGAAGAGGCTCCGAAATCAGATGAATCAACACAATTAATCCGTGTTCCTATGCCAACATTCCCGCCCACTGCCATGGTGTATTCTATTAATAATCCTACTAAGGACGAGAAAAAGGAGGAGACGAATGGCCAAGTACCAATGAATCTCATTACCAAAGTTTTAACACCAAATAAACCTCGCCGTAAACCTCGTCGAGTTTACTTGTGTGTCAAATGTAATGATGATGTAACATTTTACGATAAAGAGGTGCAAGTTAATATGTCACGTGACTCA GACATTATTTGA
- the LOC139515847 gene encoding uncharacterized protein MCAP_0864-like isoform X1 has translation MHRREQSADLILSSLNQPQEMSKACKECGCTCNGFSSNSSLDMHQQIEGLESQLRKSNTRLSEIEHELIYSKVAAESEVLKLRDELNKLRDRYDRLYESHKKLQKVNHNLEDKLLKVVSGFESEKMGLQKEMSSVTSKLVEARLAVTEMEEENDRYRTDCNIAVQLLQCRPSNFISHKLNTLPIEFQERVKKHMTQEQRLNCEEAPKSDESTQLIRVPMPTFPPTAMVYSINNPTKDEKKEETNGQVPMNLITKVLTPNKPRRKPRRVYLCVKCNDDVTFYDKEVQVNMSRDSVSNHSNSRVHRPHARVRTNSAETDI, from the exons atgcatagaAGAGAACAATCAGCAGATTTAATACTTAGTAGTCTTAATCAGCCACAGGAAATGTCAAAAGCCTGTAAA GAATGTGGTTGTACATGTAATGGATTTTCAAGTAATTCAag TCTGGACATGCACCAGCAGATTGAAGGATTAGAGAGCCAGTTACGAAAGAGTAATACTAGACTCTCAGAGATTGAGCATGAGTTAATATACAGTAAAGTAGCTGCTGAGAGTGAAGTTCTCAAACTTAGAGACGAACTTAACAAACTGAGGGACCGATATGATAG ATTGTATGAAAGTCACAAGAAACTACAGAAAGTAAATCATAACCTAGAAGACAAATTACTCAAAGTT gtTTCTGGGTTCGAATCAGAAAAGATGGgattacaaaaagaaatgtcCTCAGTGACATCTAAGCTAGTAGAAGCAAGGCTAGCTGTAACAGAAATGGAGGAAGAAAAT GATCGTTACAGAACAGATTGCAATATAGCTGTTCAGTTGTTACAATGTAGACCCTCTAATTTTATATCTCATAAATTAAATACG CTTCCAATAGAATTTCAAGAAAGAGTAAAGAAACACATGACCCAAGAACAAAGACTGAATTGTGAAGAGGCTCCGAAATCAGATGAATCAACACAATTAATCCGTGTTCCTATGCCAACATTCCCGCCCACTGCCATGGTGTATTCTATTAATAATCCTACTAAGGACGAGAAAAAGGAGGAGACGAATGGCCAAGTACCAATGAATCTCATTACCAAAGTTTTAACACCAAATAAACCTCGCCGTAAACCTCGTCGAGTTTACTTGTGTGTCAAATGTAATGATGATGTAACATTTTACGATAAAGAGGTGCAAGTTAATATGTCACGTGACTCAGTAAGTAACCATAGTAACTCACGAGTACATAGACCTCATGCTAGAGTACGTACTAATTCTGCAGAGACAGATATTTGA